From a single Elusimicrobiota bacterium genomic region:
- a CDS encoding NUDIX hydrolase, producing the protein MDPNTPDTSRPLEREVSAGGVVMGPAGVLLIKVKNKQGHVVWTFPKGHLEKGETAETAALREVLEETGWRCRILGPLMDVEYPFTRKGKVVMKTVHWFRMEALDRTGEWDPEEVIDCRWSSLFEAKSLVTYGSDIKILERIGKGVHA; encoded by the coding sequence ATGGACCCGAACACCCCCGACACCTCCAGGCCTCTAGAGCGGGAGGTTTCCGCCGGCGGTGTTGTGATGGGGCCGGCCGGGGTGTTGTTGATTAAGGTCAAGAACAAGCAGGGGCATGTGGTGTGGACGTTTCCAAAAGGGCACTTGGAAAAAGGAGAAACGGCGGAAACGGCCGCTCTCCGTGAGGTCCTGGAAGAAACGGGTTGGCGCTGTCGGATCCTGGGGCCCCTGATGGATGTGGAATATCCATTTACGCGGAAGGGGAAGGTGGTGATGAAAACGGTCCATTGGTTCCGAATGGAAGCCTTGGATCGAACGGGTGAATGGGACCCCGAAGAAGTGATCGATTGTCGGTGGAGTTCCCTGTTCGAAGCCAAAAGTTTGGTGACCTACGGGTCGGACATTAAAATTCTTGAACGGATTGGAAAAGGGGTTCACGCGTGA
- the gatB gene encoding Asp-tRNA(Asn)/Glu-tRNA(Gln) amidotransferase subunit GatB, whose product MTTYETVIGLEVHVQLKTNSKIFCSCPTTFGADPNTQICPVCCGYPGVLPVLNKQAVEGLVLAALALGCRINERSVFARKQYFYPDLPKNYQISQSDLPLALEGRLAIEPEAGKKKTIRIQRIHLEEDAGKLLHAVGNRALDYSLVDLNRTGVPLMEIVSEPDLRSPEEASDYLERLRTLLRYVGVSDCDMEKGSMRCDANVSIRPVGQAVLGTRAEVKNMNSLRSVRDAIAHEVARQTALVESGGRVVQETRLWSQDLATTQSMRSKEEAHDYRYFPDPDLVPLELSKEYLESLRKSLPELPEVRRVRYETELGLSPYDAGVLTAEKNLADFFASALARFDAGDRASAAKPLSNWLTTELLGRLNAQRKSLEESPISPDHLADLVRLILKGVVNSKAAKSVFDHMFTEGGDPESIVKAKGLVQVEDLGEITRWVNDVVAANPKVVADIQGGKAGAIGSLVGQVMKKSGGRANPQTVQKLLKEKLFL is encoded by the coding sequence GTGACCACGTATGAGACGGTGATTGGGCTGGAAGTTCACGTTCAGCTTAAAACCAACAGTAAAATTTTCTGTTCCTGCCCAACCACGTTTGGGGCGGATCCCAACACGCAAATTTGTCCGGTGTGTTGTGGGTATCCCGGGGTTCTTCCTGTGCTTAACAAGCAGGCCGTTGAGGGATTGGTGCTCGCGGCCTTGGCCTTGGGGTGTCGCATCAACGAGCGGTCGGTGTTTGCCCGGAAGCAATATTTTTATCCGGACCTTCCCAAAAACTATCAAATTTCCCAAAGCGATCTTCCCTTGGCCCTTGAGGGGCGTTTGGCCATTGAGCCCGAGGCGGGTAAAAAGAAAACCATTCGCATTCAACGGATCCACTTGGAAGAGGACGCTGGGAAACTGTTGCATGCCGTTGGCAACCGGGCCCTCGACTATTCGTTGGTGGATTTGAACCGGACCGGTGTGCCTTTGATGGAAATCGTGTCCGAGCCCGATTTGCGTTCCCCCGAAGAAGCTAGCGACTATTTGGAACGACTGCGCACCCTCCTCCGGTATGTGGGGGTGTCCGACTGCGATATGGAAAAAGGGTCCATGCGGTGCGACGCCAACGTTTCCATCCGGCCCGTTGGGCAAGCGGTCCTTGGAACGCGGGCGGAAGTTAAAAATATGAATTCCTTACGGAGCGTGCGGGACGCCATCGCTCACGAAGTGGCCCGGCAAACCGCCTTGGTGGAGAGCGGGGGGCGGGTGGTTCAGGAAACTCGTCTTTGGAGTCAGGACTTGGCCACCACGCAGTCCATGCGTTCGAAAGAAGAGGCCCACGACTATCGTTATTTTCCGGACCCGGATCTGGTTCCCCTGGAACTTTCGAAAGAGTATTTGGAATCGTTGAGGAAATCTCTTCCTGAACTTCCCGAAGTTCGACGGGTGCGGTACGAAACAGAGTTGGGGCTTTCTCCCTATGACGCGGGTGTGTTGACGGCGGAAAAAAACTTGGCGGATTTCTTTGCTTCCGCCCTGGCGCGGTTTGACGCGGGAGACCGTGCTTCGGCGGCAAAACCTCTTTCCAATTGGCTCACGACGGAACTTTTGGGCCGGCTGAACGCTCAGCGAAAGTCCCTAGAGGAATCCCCCATTTCTCCCGACCATTTGGCGGATCTGGTTCGGTTGATCCTCAAGGGTGTTGTCAACAGTAAGGCGGCGAAATCTGTTTTTGATCACATGTTCACGGAAGGGGGCGACCCCGAGAGCATCGTTAAAGCCAAGGGGCTTGTTCAGGTGGAAGATTTGGGTGAGATCACCCGTTGGGTGAACGATGTGGTGGCCGCCAACCCCAAAGTGGTGGCCGATATTCAAGGGGGGAAAGCGGGAGCGATCGGTTCTTTGGTGGGTCAGGTGATGAAAAAGTCAGGGGGGCGCGCCAACCCTCAGACCGTACAGAAATTACTGAAAGAAAAATTGTTTCTTTAG
- a CDS encoding threonine synthase gives MSQKIKGLKCKECSRLYPAQAIHVCEFCFGPLEVDYNYDFIKRSLTHGKIESGPHTLWRYWDLLPVETDNVISIHEGMTPLFHARRLGKELGLSNLFIKNDAVNPTYSFKDRVVSVALSRARELGFDTVACASTGNLAGSVAAYGAAAGFKTFVFMPADLETGKVIGAGIYDPVIVGVHGNYDEVNRLCAEVADTYKWAFVNVNIRPYYSEGSKTLAFEVAEQLGWRAPDHCVVPAASGSLLTKIHKGFKELELIGLIPKHKTKMSVAQAEGCSPVVTAIREKTDIVRPVRPKTIAKSLAIGNPADGPYAARIVHDTHGGADTATDEEIIEGIRLLARTEGIFTETAGGVTTAVLKKLARTGIISADELVVAYITGNGLKTIEAVTGRTSPMNEISPRLEEFRQLFERVTQASPLHP, from the coding sequence ATGTCCCAAAAAATTAAAGGTTTGAAATGCAAAGAGTGTTCACGGCTCTATCCGGCTCAGGCCATTCACGTTTGTGAATTTTGTTTTGGACCCCTGGAAGTCGATTACAATTACGATTTCATAAAACGATCTTTAACGCACGGAAAGATTGAGTCTGGCCCCCATACTCTTTGGCGGTATTGGGATCTGCTCCCCGTGGAGACCGATAACGTCATTTCCATTCACGAAGGGATGACCCCCTTGTTTCACGCCCGTCGGTTAGGGAAGGAATTGGGGTTGTCCAACCTCTTTATTAAAAACGACGCGGTCAATCCCACCTATTCTTTCAAAGACCGGGTGGTGAGCGTGGCCCTCTCCCGGGCGCGGGAATTGGGGTTTGATACGGTGGCCTGCGCTTCCACGGGGAATTTGGCCGGGTCCGTGGCCGCCTACGGGGCCGCCGCTGGGTTTAAAACTTTTGTGTTTATGCCCGCCGACCTGGAAACGGGAAAAGTGATCGGGGCGGGGATTTATGATCCGGTGATCGTGGGTGTCCACGGAAATTATGACGAAGTTAATCGCCTCTGTGCCGAAGTGGCCGACACCTACAAGTGGGCTTTCGTGAACGTGAACATCCGTCCTTATTATTCCGAAGGGTCCAAGACTTTGGCTTTTGAAGTGGCTGAACAGTTGGGGTGGCGTGCCCCGGACCATTGTGTGGTTCCGGCCGCAAGCGGTTCGTTGTTGACCAAAATTCACAAGGGGTTTAAAGAGTTGGAACTCATCGGCTTAATTCCCAAACATAAAACAAAAATGTCGGTGGCCCAGGCGGAGGGATGCTCCCCCGTGGTCACGGCCATTCGCGAGAAGACCGATATCGTTCGGCCGGTCCGGCCCAAAACCATTGCGAAATCGTTGGCCATCGGGAACCCGGCTGACGGGCCCTACGCCGCCCGGATTGTTCACGACACGCATGGGGGGGCGGACACCGCCACCGATGAGGAAATTATTGAAGGGATTCGTCTGCTCGCCCGGACGGAAGGAATTTTTACGGAAACGGCGGGTGGCGTGACGACGGCTGTGTTGAAAAAACTTGCGCGGACTGGTATCATTTCTGCCGACGAGCTGGTGGTGGCCTACATCACCGGAAATGGATTGAAGACGATCGAGGCGGTGACGGGTCGGACGTCTCCCATGAACGAGATTTCGCCTCGTTTGGAGGAATTTCGACAGCTTTTTGAACGGGTGACCCAAGCGTCTCCCCTTCACCCGTAG
- a CDS encoding MoaD/ThiS family protein — protein sequence MAAKVRIPAPLRRLTKDQAVVEVDGETVADLIAGLEKNYPGLKERLCDETGQIRRFINVFVNGEDIRFKEGAKTVVEAGAEVSIVPAIAGGL from the coding sequence ATGGCCGCAAAAGTTCGTATCCCCGCCCCACTTCGCCGATTAACCAAAGACCAAGCTGTCGTTGAAGTTGATGGAGAGACCGTGGCGGATCTGATCGCTGGTTTGGAAAAGAACTATCCCGGTCTTAAAGAGCGTCTTTGTGATGAGACCGGTCAAATCCGACGATTCATTAATGTGTTCGTGAACGGAGAGGACATTCGTTTTAAAGAGGGTGCTAAGACGGTGGTTGAGGCGGGGGCTGAGGTGAGCATCGTTCCTGCAATCGCCGGGGGTCTTTAA
- a CDS encoding NIL domain-containing protein: MKRRVHLVFETDMVQKPITWEMSKKFDIVFNVRRAKITEKTGESVLELEGDEPTLDAAIAWLKSQGVHVDPVTHDTLES; encoded by the coding sequence TTGAAGAGGCGGGTGCATTTGGTTTTTGAAACAGACATGGTGCAGAAGCCCATTACCTGGGAAATGTCTAAAAAGTTCGATATCGTTTTTAACGTCCGGCGGGCGAAAATAACGGAAAAAACGGGGGAGAGCGTGCTCGAGTTGGAAGGCGACGAACCCACTTTGGACGCCGCCATCGCCTGGTTGAAAAGCCAAGGGGTCCACGTGGATCCTGTTACCCACGATACCCTTGAAAGCTAA
- a CDS encoding response regulator — MTHAVGVVLVVEDEPAIQDVMREELESQGLEVLAVSSGEESLMLLETRSVDLIIMDMRMPGMNGVETSIAIKHRFPDLPIILCTVCEQWRVRQFIGREIQAYLPKPFTLRQLNETVQTALAGLR, encoded by the coding sequence ATGACGCACGCTGTCGGAGTGGTTCTTGTAGTGGAAGATGAACCAGCGATTCAGGATGTGATGCGGGAAGAGTTGGAATCCCAAGGGCTTGAGGTCCTCGCGGTATCTTCGGGAGAAGAGTCCCTGATGCTTCTTGAAACGCGTTCGGTGGATCTTATCATCATGGATATGCGGATGCCAGGAATGAACGGAGTGGAAACCTCCATCGCCATTAAGCACCGGTTTCCAGATCTTCCCATCATTTTGTGTACGGTGTGTGAGCAGTGGCGTGTTCGACAATTTATCGGTCGTGAGATCCAAGCCTACCTTCCCAAACCCTTCACCCTTCGCCAACTCAACGAAACCGTTCAAACCGCCCTGGCGGGATTGCGTTAA